The following nucleotide sequence is from Fibrobacter sp. UWB13.
AGAACTACTTCCGTATGTACAAGAAGCTCTCCGGTATGACTGGTACGGCTGAAACCGAAGCAACGGAATTCATCAAGATTTACAACATGAACACGTGGGTCATTCCGACGAACAAGCCGTGCATCCGCAAGGACTTGCAGGACCTCGTTTATAAGTCCGAAGATGCCAAGTGGCGTGCCATTGTTGCAGAAATCAAGGAACGCCATGCGAAGGGCCAGCCGCTCCTCGTGGGTACGGCTTCCATTGAAAAGTCCGAAATCCTCCACGGCATGCTCGAAAAGGAAGGCATCCCGCACGAAGTCTTGAACGCCAAGAACCATGGCCGCGAAGCTGAAATCATCCAGTATGCAGGCCACAAGGACAAGGTGACGATTGCAACGAACATGGCTGGTCGTGGTACTGACATTGCTCTTGGACCGGGAGTGACTGAACTCGGCGGTTTGCATGTGCTCGGTACGGAACGCCATGAATCCCGCCGTATCGATAACCAGTTGCGCGGTCGTTCCGGCCGTCAGGGTGACCCGGGTTCTAGCCAGTACTTCCTCTCCCTCGACGATAACCTGATGCGTATCTTCGGTGGCGACAACGTCAAGAACCTCATGAACCGTTTTGGTGTGGGCGAAGACGAAGTGATTACCCACCCGATCGTTTCCCGCTCCATCCGTGGTGCCCAGCGTCGCGTCGAAAGCCAGAGCTTCGATATCCGTAAGCACTTGCTCGACTACGATAACGTGATGAACGAACAGCGCAAGGTGATTTACGGGCTTCGTCGCCGCATCTTGAACGGTGAAGATATCCGTGACGAAATCATGAACCGCATCGAAGATGCTTGCGATATCAAGGTTTCTAACTACATCCCGGCAAAGAGCTATGCGGAACAGTGGAATCTCGAAGGCTTGCACGAAGACTTGCAGCGTACGCTCGGCATGGAATACAGCCTCACGCTTGATGAAGCTGTATCGAAGACGCCGGAACAGGTGCTCGAAGAAATCATCGAACTTTGCAAGGTGCGTTACGACAAGCTCACGAAGATTATTCCGGATGCCGACTTCCGCAATATCGAACGCCGCTTCCTCCTCATGACGATTGACCAGGTGTGGAAGGAACACTTGTATGCTATGGACCAGCTGAAGGATGCTATCCGCTTCCACGGATACGCCCAGAAGGATCCGCTGATGGTCTACAAGAATGACGGCTTCAAGATGTTCGAAAGCTGCATGGAAAAGATTGCAACGCTTACGGCTCTCCGCATTTTGAACATCCGCATCACACTCCCGAACGGTGTGACGGTCTCTCCGGACCAGCTCCAGCTCAAGAGCCAGGAACAGATCGATGCCGAACGCAAGGCTGCTGAAGAAGCCGCCGCTGCCGCAGGTAACGCTGGCGAAACTAATGCAGAAAGTCATCCTGAGCAAAGCGAAGGATCCAGTGAAGGTTCTTCCGAACAGTTGAGTGCCGAAGGCGCAAAGGCCGCAGGTCTCGCCGGTCAGGCCGCTTCTTCTGAAACGAATGCCCTTTCCGAAGATCAGCAGGATGCTCAGCCGATGCCGCAGAGCGCTCTCCCGGGTACTCGCCCGAACCGCTCCGCTGCTGCTAACGCCGCCCTTGCTGCCGCCGTGAAACGTGCCCAGCAGCAGGCTGGTGCAAAGCTCGGCCGCAATGACCTCTGCTGGTGCGGTTCTGGCCTCAAGTACAAGAAGTGCCACGGCAAGGACGTCGAATAATTCGACTAAGAATCGCGAGCACTCCCGCACAAAATGCAATTGAAAAATCCTCGGCTTCCCCGCCGAGGATTTTTTATTTATGTTGTCATGCCCGACTTGGTCGGGCATCTCCTTTTTAAAGCGTGCGGACCACCCAAAAATTTTTGCATATTTGTTCTTATGAAAACTGCGAAGAAATTTTTCAGTCTCGAAGGCATTGACGGTTCCGGAAAGTCCACACAAATCGACATGCTTGTCCGCGTGCTAGAATCCGAAGGCCACAAGGTCGTGAGGTTGCGTGAACCCGGCGGTGCAAAAATTTCCGAACGCATTCGCGAACTCTTGCTCGACCCCGCTTTCAAGGGCATCATGGCAGATGATACCGAACTTTTGTTGTACAATGCCGCCCGCGCCCAAGTGATTCACGAAATCATTCAACCCGCGCTCGATGCAGGGAACATCGTCATCGCCGACCGTTTTGCGTGGAGCACGTTTGCCTATCAGGGTTACGCCCGCGGGCTCGGTGCCGATAAAGTCCAGCGTCTCACGGAACTCACGTGCGGAGGCTGTTTCCCGGAACTCACTGTAGTTCTCGACTTGACCGTCGAATCAAGCCGCAAGCGCATGGCCATTCGTGGTGGCGCCCCCGACCGCCTCGAAAGCGAAAAGGCTGAATTCTTCGAGCGTGTCCGCGAAGGCTATCTCGCCGCAGGTCGCGATTATAGCGATTGCGTGAGTGTCGTCAATGCAGACCGCACTCCCGATGAAGTCCACCAAGATGTCCTTTCACTTATTAAAGCGAAACTGAAATGATCTTTTTTTGCATACTCATCTTTGGCGTACTCTTCCTGTTCTTTAATGTCAGGATGGTGGCGCCTGGAATCAAGGGAAGCGTCATTGCCGGAATTTCGGTAATCCTCCTCCCCATCTGCTTCTTGTTTAGAACAAGTTATTTTGCATCGCTTGGCATGTCCTTCTTTGCCGTCTGGCTTGCCGAAGCACTCTTCTTTTATATCCTCTGGTGGATTATCCGTGGTATTCGCCGTGCTATCGTCAAGAAGCCGCTTGACCGACGCATTGAAATTTCGGTGGCGAGACTTTTGCTTTTCGTGACTGTGTTACTCACGGTTATCTTCCGCATTGCAGGTGCTGGCACAAACGAGAACTTCCATGTTCGCGAGTTCAAGATTGCCATTCCGACCGAAAAAGAATTTACGGCGGTCTTCTTTAGCGACCTCCACATCGACCCGATTTTCAAGCGCGAAAAGATGGAACGCATTGTGCATGTAAGCGATAGCCTCCACCCGGACTTGGTGCTGTTTGGCGGAGATTTTTCGGACGTTGTCGATTCGACGCTTTCTGCCTGGGAATACGACTTCTTGGTGCAAAAGCTTGCCGCAACCGCCAAGATGGCTGCTATTGCCATCGACGGGAATCACGAAGGGTTACTTGAACGCGAAGGGAGTGACTTTAAAAAGTGGATGCAGAATAACGGTTTCGTCGTGCTGGAAGACTCCACCGTCTGTACGCCTTTTGCCTGTATTACTGGTCGTGTAGATCATAGCGTTGCCAGAATGCGTGATGTCGAACGCAAGCCGCTTTTTGACTTGCGCCCTACGGCTGAAGAATCTAAACTCCCCTGGCTTCTCCTCGATCACCAGCCACGTGGCATCGAAGAAGACCACCCTGGCCGCCGTCCTGACTTTGCCATGTCCGGTCACACGCACAATGGTCAGTTTTTCCCGGGAACACTCATTATCAACTGGGTTTGGCGCCTCGCCTATGGTCTTGGCGAACTAGATCAGGTCAAATGGCTCGTTTCTAGCG
It contains:
- a CDS encoding metallophosphoesterase, coding for MIFFCILIFGVLFLFFNVRMVAPGIKGSVIAGISVILLPICFLFRTSYFASLGMSFFAVWLAEALFFYILWWIIRGIRRAIVKKPLDRRIEISVARLLLFVTVLLTVIFRIAGAGTNENFHVREFKIAIPTEKEFTAVFFSDLHIDPIFKREKMERIVHVSDSLHPDLVLFGGDFSDVVDSTLSAWEYDFLVQKLAATAKMAAIAIDGNHEGLLEREGSDFKKWMQNNGFVVLEDSTVCTPFACITGRVDHSVARMRDVERKPLFDLRPTAEESKLPWLLLDHQPRGIEEDHPGRRPDFAMSGHTHNGQFFPGTLIINWVWRLAYGLGELDQVKWLVSSGVDSWGPPVRIGSDTELLFLRFVPDRL
- the tmk gene encoding dTMP kinase encodes the protein MKTAKKFFSLEGIDGSGKSTQIDMLVRVLESEGHKVVRLREPGGAKISERIRELLLDPAFKGIMADDTELLLYNAARAQVIHEIIQPALDAGNIVIADRFAWSTFAYQGYARGLGADKVQRLTELTCGGCFPELTVVLDLTVESSRKRMAIRGGAPDRLESEKAEFFERVREGYLAAGRDYSDCVSVVNADRTPDEVHQDVLSLIKAKLK
- the secA gene encoding preprotein translocase subunit SecA, which produces MSIVDTVLHKIFGTPHERKVKQLRPVIAKIHEACKALATLDDAELAAKSAEFREKLNNGATLDDIKVDAFAVCREACDRRLGIFNIFKPEFGFDFSRLGPELQEAVNKAKAELESGKNEWEVYLPAALYAKVRELYPESVKPFRMLPFDVQMIGGLVLHEGAIAEMATGEGKTLAAALPVYLNGLSGHGVHVVTVNDYLAGRDAKQMGMVYKFLGLTVGLIVNGLDAEQRRQSYNSDVTYGTNNEFGFDYLRDNMAVEPNQLVQRELNFCIVDEVDSILIDEARTPLIISGPAEDATEKYAKANEISKQLVRNKDFSVDEKDKNIQFTEKGVLHIQDLMHITNLYGEHADWVHFLDNALRAWYLFEKDVDYIVRDGEVIIVDENTGRLMEGRRYSNGIHQAIEAKEGVQIRRENQTLATITFQNYFRMYKKLSGMTGTAETEATEFIKIYNMNTWVIPTNKPCIRKDLQDLVYKSEDAKWRAIVAEIKERHAKGQPLLVGTASIEKSEILHGMLEKEGIPHEVLNAKNHGREAEIIQYAGHKDKVTIATNMAGRGTDIALGPGVTELGGLHVLGTERHESRRIDNQLRGRSGRQGDPGSSQYFLSLDDNLMRIFGGDNVKNLMNRFGVGEDEVITHPIVSRSIRGAQRRVESQSFDIRKHLLDYDNVMNEQRKVIYGLRRRILNGEDIRDEIMNRIEDACDIKVSNYIPAKSYAEQWNLEGLHEDLQRTLGMEYSLTLDEAVSKTPEQVLEEIIELCKVRYDKLTKIIPDADFRNIERRFLLMTIDQVWKEHLYAMDQLKDAIRFHGYAQKDPLMVYKNDGFKMFESCMEKIATLTALRILNIRITLPNGVTVSPDQLQLKSQEQIDAERKAAEEAAAAAGNAGETNAESHPEQSEGSSEGSSEQLSAEGAKAAGLAGQAASSETNALSEDQQDAQPMPQSALPGTRPNRSAAANAALAAAVKRAQQQAGAKLGRNDLCWCGSGLKYKKCHGKDVE